The following coding sequences lie in one bacterium genomic window:
- the rplD gene encoding 50S ribosomal protein L4 — MATARLFDGDGKQKGTVELPASLFAQPVHKQSLYEVVRNYLANQRQGTHDTKTRAEVDFSGKKLYKQKGTGRARAGDAKSPTRVGGGVAFGPHPRDYGYKVQRKVKRKALTSALSDRAGAERVTVVEDLRLDAPKTSKMAALFAAMELPGRHTLFVVEPDGHTIWKSTRNLRGVRVLRSSELNAYTILWADNVVFTQKALAGAEEVFGK, encoded by the coding sequence ATGGCAACGGCAAGACTCTTCGACGGTGACGGCAAGCAGAAGGGGACGGTGGAACTCCCCGCCTCTCTGTTTGCGCAGCCCGTTCACAAGCAGTCCCTGTACGAAGTCGTGCGCAATTACCTGGCCAACCAGCGCCAGGGGACGCACGACACCAAGACGCGCGCCGAGGTCGATTTCTCGGGCAAGAAGCTCTACAAGCAGAAGGGCACGGGCCGCGCCCGCGCCGGCGATGCCAAGAGCCCGACCCGGGTGGGCGGCGGCGTGGCCTTCGGCCCGCATCCGCGCGACTACGGCTACAAGGTGCAGCGCAAGGTCAAGCGCAAGGCGCTCACCAGCGCCCTGAGTGACCGCGCCGGCGCCGAGCGCGTGACGGTGGTCGAGGACCTGCGCCTCGATGCTCCGAAGACGTCGAAGATGGCCGCCCTGTTCGCAGCCATGGAGCTGCCCGGCCGCCACACCCTGTTCGTCGTCGAGCCCGATGGACACACCATCTGGAAGTCGACGCGGAACCTGCGCGGTGTGCGCGTGCTGCGCTCCAGCGAACTGAACGCCTACACGATCCTGTGGGCCGACAACGTGGTCTTCACCCAGAAGGCCCTTGCGGGCGCCGAGGAGGTGTTCGGGAAATGA
- the rpsJ gene encoding 30S ribosomal protein S10, with protein MARQKIKIRLRAYEPAVLDRSAEIIVSTALKTGALVRGPIPLPTRKSIYTVLRSPHVDKKSREQFEMRIHKRLIEIENSTPQTTEFLKKLSLPASVDVEIRV; from the coding sequence GTGGCACGACAGAAGATCAAGATCAGGCTGAGGGCCTACGAGCCGGCCGTCCTCGACCGCTCCGCCGAGATCATCGTCTCGACGGCGCTGAAGACGGGCGCACTGGTCCGTGGGCCGATCCCGCTGCCCACCCGGAAGTCCATCTACACGGTCCTGCGTTCGCCGCACGTGGACAAGAAGTCCCGCGAGCAGTTCGAGATGCGGATCCACAAGCGGCTCATCGAGATCGAAAATTCGACGCCGCAGACGACGGAATTCCTCAAGAAGCTGTCCCTCCCGGCCAGCGTGGACGTCGAGATCAGGGTCTGA
- the rplB gene encoding 50S ribosomal protein L2: MAIRKLKPVTPTQRFRTVADFAEITRSEPEKSLLEPLPRTGGRNNFGRITVRHKGGGHKRQYRRIDFKRNKHNVPAKVFSIEYDPNRSARICLLHYLDGEKRYIIWPKGLEVGAEIVAGPDASFNTGNALPLERIPLGTMVHNIELNLGKGGQMARSAGSFAQVMAKEGEYVTLRLPSGEVRMVHKRCYATIGEVGNAEHENVVSGKAGRSRWLGIRPTVRGVAMNPVDHPHGGGEGRTSGGRHPVTPWGQPTKGYKTRKKKPSDNFIVRRRKAKG; encoded by the coding sequence ATGGCTATCAGGAAACTCAAGCCCGTGACGCCGACCCAGCGGTTCCGGACGGTTGCGGACTTCGCCGAGATCACGCGCAGCGAACCCGAGAAGTCGCTTCTCGAGCCGCTGCCGCGCACCGGTGGCCGCAACAACTTCGGCCGCATCACGGTGCGGCACAAGGGTGGCGGCCACAAGAGGCAGTACCGTCGGATCGACTTCAAGCGCAACAAGCACAATGTGCCGGCCAAGGTGTTCAGCATCGAGTACGATCCGAACCGGAGCGCCCGCATCTGCCTGCTGCACTACCTCGACGGCGAGAAGCGCTACATCATCTGGCCCAAGGGGCTGGAAGTGGGCGCCGAGATCGTCGCCGGGCCGGACGCGTCGTTCAACACGGGCAACGCCCTGCCGCTCGAGCGCATCCCCCTGGGCACGATGGTGCACAACATCGAGCTGAACCTGGGCAAGGGCGGCCAGATGGCCCGCAGCGCCGGTTCGTTCGCGCAGGTCATGGCGAAGGAAGGCGAGTACGTCACGCTGCGCCTGCCGAGCGGCGAAGTGCGCATGGTGCACAAGCGCTGCTACGCCACCATCGGTGAAGTCGGCAACGCCGAGCACGAGAACGTCGTCAGCGGCAAGGCCGGGCGCTCGCGCTGGCTGGGCATCCGCCCGACGGTCCGCGGCGTGGCCATGAACCCGGTTGACCACCCGCACGGCGGCGGCGAAGGCCGCACCAGCGGCGGTCGCCACCCGGTGACGCCCTGGGGCCAGCCCACCAAGGGTTACAAGACGCGTAAGAAGAAGCCGTCGGACAACTTCATCGTGCGGCGCCGCAAGGCCAAGGGCTAA
- the tuf gene encoding elongation factor Tu, with amino-acid sequence MARAKFERTKDHVNVGTIGHVDHGKTTLTAAITEILSKKGLADYVPFDQIDKAPEEKARGITIATAHVEYQSKTRHYAHVDCPGHADYVKNMITGAAQMDGAVLVVSASDGPMPQTREHILLARQVGVPYIIVFLNKVDMVDDEELLDLVELEVRELLDQYEFPGDKTPIIRGSALKALESGDADSPEAKCIFDLIDALDSYIPLPERQLDKPFLMPVEDVFSISGRGTVATGRIERGMVKTGEKIELVGIRDTQNTVCTGVEMFRKILDEGQAGDNVGLLLRGMKKEDVERGMVICKPGSVTPHTKFEAEVYILTKEEGGRHTPFFTGYRPQFYFRTTDVTGNTELPEGVEMVMPGDNIKIVVDLHTPIAMEEGLRFAIREGGRTVGAGVVAKIFK; translated from the coding sequence ATGGCACGCGCGAAATTCGAACGCACGAAGGACCACGTTAACGTCGGCACGATCGGCCACGTGGACCATGGCAAGACGACGCTGACGGCGGCGATCACGGAGATCCTCTCGAAGAAGGGTCTGGCCGACTACGTGCCGTTCGACCAGATCGACAAGGCTCCGGAAGAGAAGGCTCGCGGCATCACGATCGCGACCGCCCACGTGGAGTACCAGAGCAAGACGCGCCACTACGCGCACGTCGACTGCCCGGGCCACGCCGACTATGTGAAGAACATGATCACGGGCGCGGCGCAGATGGACGGCGCGGTGCTGGTGGTTTCGGCCAGTGACGGCCCCATGCCCCAGACGCGCGAGCACATCCTGCTGGCCCGTCAGGTGGGCGTGCCGTACATCATCGTCTTCCTGAACAAGGTGGACATGGTGGACGACGAGGAGCTGCTGGACCTGGTGGAACTCGAGGTCCGCGAGCTGCTGGACCAGTACGAATTCCCCGGCGACAAGACGCCGATCATCCGCGGCTCGGCGCTCAAGGCGCTCGAGAGCGGCGACGCCGACAGCCCGGAGGCGAAGTGCATCTTCGACCTGATCGACGCCCTCGACAGCTACATCCCGCTGCCGGAGCGCCAGCTGGACAAGCCGTTCCTGATGCCGGTGGAGGACGTGTTCTCCATCTCGGGCCGTGGCACGGTGGCGACCGGTCGTATCGAGCGCGGCATGGTGAAGACCGGCGAGAAGATCGAGCTGGTGGGCATCCGTGACACGCAGAACACGGTGTGCACGGGCGTTGAGATGTTCCGGAAGATCCTGGACGAGGGCCAGGCCGGCGACAACGTGGGTCTTCTGCTTCGCGGCATGAAGAAGGAAGACGTCGAGCGCGGCATGGTGATCTGCAAGCCGGGCTCGGTGACGCCTCACACGAAGTTCGAGGCCGAGGTCTACATCCTGACGAAGGAGGAGGGTGGCCGCCACACTCCGTTCTTCACGGGTTACCGTCCGCAGTTCTACTTCCGGACGACGGACGTGACGGGCAACACCGAGCTGCCCGAGGGCGTGGAGATGGTCATGCCCGGCGACAACATCAAGATCGTGGTGGACTTGCACACGCCGATCGCGATGGAAGAGGGCCTTCGTTTCGCCATCCGCGAGGGTGGTCGTACGGTGGGCGCCGGCGTCGTCGCGAAGATCTTCAAGTAG
- the rplC gene encoding 50S ribosomal protein L3, producing MIGLIGKKLGMTRTFQEDGRSVPVTVIQAGPCVVTQVKDLNSDGYSAIQLGFGTKKPKNTPMPMQGHFRKAGSDPLRTVHEFRMDDGGHAFKLGQTVGVSVLTEVARVDVTGVTKGKGFQGGIKRHGHHRGPAAHGSKNVRDPGSIGMHTFPGRVLPGKAMSGQMGNKQQTKKNLTVVAIDQERNLLLVKGSVPGATNGIVFIRPSR from the coding sequence ATGATCGGACTGATCGGCAAAAAGCTGGGCATGACCCGGACCTTCCAGGAGGACGGCCGCAGTGTGCCCGTCACGGTCATCCAGGCCGGGCCGTGCGTCGTCACGCAGGTCAAGGACCTGAACAGTGACGGCTACAGCGCCATCCAGCTGGGTTTCGGTACCAAGAAGCCCAAGAACACCCCGATGCCCATGCAGGGGCATTTCCGCAAGGCAGGCTCCGACCCTCTGCGGACGGTGCATGAGTTCCGGATGGACGACGGAGGCCACGCGTTCAAGCTGGGCCAGACCGTCGGCGTCTCGGTGCTGACGGAGGTCGCGCGGGTCGATGTGACCGGCGTGACGAAGGGCAAGGGTTTCCAGGGCGGCATCAAGCGCCATGGTCACCACCGCGGCCCCGCGGCTCACGGTTCGAAGAACGTGCGTGACCCGGGCTCGATCGGCATGCACACCTTCCCCGGCCGCGTGCTGCCGGGCAAGGCCATGTCGGGTCAGATGGGTAACAAGCAGCAGACGAAGAAGAACCTGACGGTCGTCGCGATCGACCAGGAGCGGAACCTTCTGCTGGTCAAGGGCAGCGTGCCCGGCGCCACGAACGGAATCGTTTTCATCCGGCCCAGCCGTTAG
- the rpsC gene encoding 30S ribosomal protein S3: MGQKTHPIGFRLGIVKDWNATWFNERHFADWLNEDLLVRKYVQARVGAAGVESIKIKRFREKVIIIVATSRPGVVIGKKGTKADQLRAELQKMIGKNVKLDVEEVKKPELSAPLVADHIAAQLEGRVAFRRAMKKSIATAMRMGAKGIKIRCAGRLGGAEIARVESYHDGSVPLHTLRADIDYGVATARTPYGAIGVQVWICKGEIFPAEFKESLRKQVVEQRA, encoded by the coding sequence ATGGGTCAGAAGACACATCCGATCGGGTTCCGGCTGGGAATCGTGAAGGACTGGAATGCCACCTGGTTCAACGAGCGGCATTTCGCCGACTGGTTGAACGAGGACCTTCTGGTGCGCAAGTACGTGCAGGCGCGCGTCGGCGCGGCGGGCGTGGAATCGATCAAGATCAAGCGCTTCCGCGAGAAGGTCATCATCATCGTGGCGACCAGCCGCCCCGGCGTCGTGATCGGCAAGAAGGGCACCAAGGCGGACCAGCTCCGTGCCGAGCTCCAGAAGATGATCGGCAAGAACGTCAAGCTGGACGTCGAAGAGGTCAAGAAGCCCGAGCTCAGCGCGCCGCTGGTGGCCGACCACATCGCGGCGCAGCTCGAGGGCCGCGTCGCCTTCCGTCGCGCCATGAAGAAGTCCATCGCCACGGCGATGCGCATGGGCGCCAAGGGCATCAAGATCCGTTGCGCCGGCCGCCTGGGCGGCGCCGAGATCGCCCGCGTCGAGTCCTATCACGACGGCAGTGTGCCCCTGCACACGCTGCGCGCGGACATCGACTACGGCGTGGCCACGGCGCGGACCCCGTACGGTGCGATCGGTGTGCAGGTCTGGATCTGCAAGGGCGAGATCTTCCCGGCCGAGTTCAAGGAATCCCTGCGCAAGCAGGTCGTGGAGCAGCGGGCCTAG
- the fusA gene encoding elongation factor G — translation MSREVALNMIRNIGIMAHIDAGKTTTTERILYYTGRVHRPGDVDDGATQMDYMEQERERGITIMSAATTCAWREYRINIIDTPGHVDFTAEVERSLRVLDGAVAVFCGVGGVEPQSETVWRQADRYSVPRIAFINKMDRMGADFGRAVQSMVERLGARPVPVNLPIGAEDGFRGIIDLLAMTARWPNEADLGATFTVGEIPPELLDDAQMARLELIEKVSEADEELMELYLAEQEPSVEQIRAGLRRATLAGELVPVFCGSALKNKGVQEILDAIVDYLPSPLDRPAIRGSGRDGEEEQVRRPDDDEPFAALAFKILADPFAGRLAFLRVYSGTLSAGKTVLNVATGKRERIQRLLRMHADKREDVTETRTGDIVAAVGFKEIRTGDTLTVLEHPLLLDKVAFAEPVIYMAIEPRTKADQDKLGDALQALADEDPTFHVRRDPDSGQQVIWGMGELHLEIMVDRLQREHKVACATGRPQVAYRETVTRQVVQKGQFERELAGKSNFAEVELTIRPGGYGTGIVFVDETKPGTIPAEFVPFVDQSARQACETGVLAGYPLVDLQIALTGGRFQEGQSTEMGFRNAAVGALWDGAKAAAPALLEPVMAVEIAVPAEFLGDVTGHLSSRRGRVSGMEQRRTDQVIHADVPLVEMFGYATQLRSLTQGRGVFSMQLARYDKVPDRIAAEIMRLYAGA, via the coding sequence GTGTCTCGCGAAGTCGCTCTGAACATGATCCGGAACATCGGGATCATGGCTCACATCGACGCCGGGAAGACGACGACGACGGAGCGGATCCTCTACTACACCGGGCGCGTGCATCGCCCCGGGGATGTGGATGACGGCGCCACCCAGATGGACTACATGGAGCAGGAACGGGAACGCGGCATCACGATCATGTCCGCGGCCACGACCTGCGCCTGGCGTGAGTACCGGATCAACATCATCGATACCCCGGGCCACGTGGATTTCACCGCCGAGGTGGAACGCAGCCTGAGGGTGCTGGACGGGGCCGTAGCGGTGTTCTGCGGCGTCGGCGGGGTCGAGCCCCAGTCCGAGACCGTCTGGCGGCAGGCGGATCGCTATTCGGTCCCCCGCATCGCGTTCATCAACAAGATGGACCGGATGGGGGCGGACTTCGGAAGGGCGGTCCAGAGCATGGTCGAGCGCCTCGGCGCCAGACCGGTGCCCGTGAACCTGCCGATCGGGGCCGAGGACGGCTTCCGCGGGATCATCGACCTTCTGGCGATGACGGCGCGCTGGCCGAACGAAGCCGACCTGGGAGCGACCTTCACGGTGGGCGAGATCCCGCCGGAACTCCTCGACGACGCGCAGATGGCGCGACTCGAGTTGATCGAGAAGGTCAGCGAGGCCGACGAGGAGCTGATGGAGCTCTATCTGGCCGAGCAGGAGCCGAGCGTGGAGCAGATCCGCGCGGGGCTCCGGCGGGCCACGCTGGCCGGCGAACTGGTGCCGGTCTTCTGCGGGTCGGCTTTGAAGAACAAGGGTGTCCAGGAGATCCTCGACGCCATTGTGGATTACCTGCCTTCGCCCCTGGATCGCCCGGCCATCAGAGGTTCGGGAAGGGACGGGGAGGAAGAGCAGGTCAGGCGCCCGGACGACGACGAGCCGTTCGCAGCCCTGGCCTTCAAGATCCTGGCCGATCCCTTCGCGGGCCGGCTGGCGTTCCTGAGGGTGTACAGCGGGACCTTGAGCGCAGGCAAGACGGTGCTCAATGTCGCGACGGGAAAGCGGGAACGGATCCAGCGCCTGCTGCGGATGCACGCGGACAAGCGCGAAGACGTGACCGAGACCCGGACCGGCGACATCGTGGCTGCCGTGGGCTTCAAGGAGATCCGCACCGGCGATACGCTGACGGTGCTGGAACACCCGCTGCTGTTGGATAAGGTCGCGTTCGCGGAACCGGTCATCTACATGGCGATCGAACCGCGGACGAAGGCCGACCAGGACAAGCTCGGGGATGCCCTGCAGGCTTTGGCCGACGAAGATCCCACGTTCCACGTCCGGCGCGATCCGGACAGCGGACAACAGGTGATCTGGGGCATGGGCGAGCTGCACCTGGAGATCATGGTCGACCGCCTGCAGCGCGAGCACAAGGTGGCATGCGCCACCGGCCGGCCGCAGGTCGCGTATCGCGAGACGGTGACGCGGCAGGTCGTCCAGAAGGGTCAGTTCGAGCGCGAGCTCGCCGGCAAGTCGAACTTCGCCGAAGTCGAGCTGACGATCCGCCCCGGCGGCTACGGCACCGGGATCGTGTTCGTCGACGAGACAAAACCGGGCACGATCCCGGCCGAGTTCGTCCCGTTCGTGGATCAGTCGGCGCGCCAGGCCTGCGAAACCGGTGTGCTGGCGGGCTACCCCCTGGTGGACCTGCAGATCGCCCTCACGGGCGGCCGGTTCCAGGAAGGGCAGTCCACGGAGATGGGCTTCCGCAACGCCGCAGTGGGTGCGTTGTGGGACGGGGCCAAGGCGGCGGCGCCGGCGCTCCTGGAGCCCGTGATGGCGGTGGAGATCGCGGTGCCGGCCGAGTTTCTCGGCGACGTCACCGGGCATCTCAGCTCGCGGCGCGGCCGGGTTTCCGGCATGGAGCAGCGGCGCACCGACCAGGTCATCCACGCCGACGTCCCGCTCGTGGAGATGTTCGGTTACGCGACGCAGCTGCGGTCGCTGACGCAGGGGCGGGGCGTGTTTTCGATGCAGTTGGCTCGGTACGACAAGGTGCCGGACCGGATCGCCGCGGAAATCATGCGGCTGTACGCGGGAGCTTGA
- the rpsS gene encoding 30S ribosomal protein S19, with protein MARSIKKGPFIQEALLTKVEALNGRGEKRVIKTWSRRSTIAPEFLGHTIAVHNGKQFVPVYVQENMVGHKLGEFAPTRTYRGHTSKKK; from the coding sequence ATGGCGCGTTCGATCAAGAAGGGGCCCTTCATCCAGGAAGCCCTTTTGACCAAGGTCGAGGCCCTGAACGGCCGCGGCGAGAAGCGGGTCATCAAGACCTGGTCGCGGCGCTCGACGATCGCCCCCGAGTTCCTCGGGCACACGATCGCCGTGCACAACGGCAAGCAGTTCGTGCCGGTTTACGTGCAGGAGAACATGGTCGGGCACAAGCTGGGCGAGTTCGCCCCCACGCGCACGTACCGCGGGCACACCAGCAAGAAGAAGTAG
- the rplW gene encoding 50S ribosomal protein L23, protein MKDLSRVIVRPLITERGTDMREAHNQYYFEVAVAANKLEIRQAVEHFFGVKVTSVRTMNYRGKIKRMGRHEGKRADWKKAVVTLAKDDSIDLFEIV, encoded by the coding sequence ATGAAGGACCTGAGCAGAGTCATCGTCCGGCCCCTCATCACCGAGCGGGGCACCGACATGCGCGAAGCGCATAACCAGTACTACTTCGAGGTCGCGGTCGCAGCCAACAAGCTGGAGATCCGCCAGGCCGTCGAGCATTTCTTCGGTGTCAAGGTCACGTCGGTGCGGACCATGAACTACCGCGGCAAGATCAAGCGCATGGGGCGCCACGAGGGCAAGCGGGCGGACTGGAAGAAAGCCGTCGTGACGCTGGCCAAGGATGACTCCATCGACCTCTTCGAGATCGTCTAA
- the rplV gene encoding 50S ribosomal protein L22: MEARATAHHIRLSPRKARLVADLIRGKSVAESLSILALTQKKASPILRKVMLSAAANVRFKDDGEHPLPDSRLYVKEIKIDEGPTMKRIRPRSQGRAYSIFKRTAHIDITVAADV, translated from the coding sequence ATGGAGGCACGAGCCACAGCCCACCACATCCGCCTCTCGCCCCGCAAGGCGCGGCTGGTCGCCGACCTGATCCGGGGGAAGAGTGTGGCGGAGTCGCTGAGCATCCTCGCCCTGACGCAGAAGAAGGCTTCGCCCATCCTGCGCAAGGTCATGCTCTCGGCCGCCGCCAACGTCCGCTTCAAGGACGACGGCGAGCATCCGCTGCCGGACTCGCGGCTGTACGTGAAGGAAATCAAGATCGACGAGGGCCCGACCATGAAGCGGATCCGTCCGCGGTCGCAGGGCAGGGCCTACAGCATCTTCAAGCGGACCGCGCACATCGATATCACGGTGGCGGCCGACGTCTGA
- the rplP gene encoding 50S ribosomal protein L16, which yields MLMPKRTKYRKMFKGRVRGVATRGATVAFGDYGLQAVGAGWLTSRQLEATRIAVTRRMKRVGQVWIRVFPDKPITLKPAETRMGKGKGAPEYWVAVVRPGRVLMEISGVDLALAKEALALGAAKLPFKTRVISRGGE from the coding sequence ATGTTGATGCCGAAGCGCACAAAGTACCGGAAGATGTTCAAGGGCCGCGTCCGCGGCGTGGCCACGCGTGGCGCCACGGTGGCCTTCGGGGACTACGGCCTGCAGGCCGTCGGTGCGGGCTGGCTGACCAGCCGCCAGCTGGAGGCCACTCGTATCGCCGTCACGCGCCGGATGAAGCGCGTCGGCCAGGTCTGGATCCGGGTCTTCCCGGACAAGCCGATCACGCTGAAGCCGGCCGAGACCCGCATGGGCAAGGGCAAGGGCGCGCCCGAGTACTGGGTGGCCGTCGTGCGCCCGGGTCGGGTCCTCATGGAGATCAGCGGCGTGGACCTGGCGCTGGCCAAGGAAGCGCTGGCCCTGGGTGCGGCGAAGCTGCCGTTCAAGACGCGGGTCATCAGCCGCGGAGGGGAATAA